A part of Pirellulales bacterium genomic DNA contains:
- a CDS encoding LamG-like jellyroll fold domain-containing protein produces the protein MSAESEFDLLLSRYLDGTVTADELARLESRLLSDNEFAQYFSRWCLLHRQISELFTESALHEIMDQFAQGAPGLSKRAFSQLTAASKKQTSGAKNLLFSDERARRDASSLRFISRRWWLAGAAAAVLLGLTAWVFRQHTNSWLSEVPTARDVDNTDVVATLTQLVDGVWQPRATEFHPGQLLSKGSHIALHSGMAKVTFECGAEVVLQGPCEFVAESQMVGVLRSGKITANVPHRAFSFAIRSPGVDFVDLGTAFGISVGSNGRTELHVFEGEVLCSQARKESTEHSDVIHVTADNAMQFQLPSGQSSDIAFDKQQFALLMAVRRTAAAPSKLLVPSKLALWLAADAAVQIDSHQRVVTWPDILYGDNRSGEDATQNEESARPLLVPEALHGHPAVRFDGKSNYLVTTPLETTDDQTVLCVCQFSSQSYDPKRRWGGQILNYDGPPSREANGFLSNTLHPGVLQIGEPLLAEEFKPTLLTGQVFAGFVGSATVESGRVDAPQVGADVPVVVSYVYDYSHGQSKMFINGENCGEAKAFAPQAITSRKIIGRHAWKELFFHGDLAELLIYNKALSPKELADTTAYLTDKYSISIADNNTAK, from the coding sequence ATGTCGGCCGAATCAGAATTCGATCTCCTGCTAAGCCGTTACCTCGATGGAACGGTAACTGCCGACGAATTGGCGCGTTTAGAATCGCGCCTGCTCAGCGACAATGAATTCGCCCAATATTTTTCGCGCTGGTGCCTGCTGCATCGGCAAATTTCGGAGTTGTTCACCGAAAGCGCGTTGCATGAGATTATGGATCAGTTCGCTCAAGGCGCTCCGGGCTTGTCGAAGCGGGCATTTTCGCAATTGACTGCCGCCTCGAAGAAGCAAACATCGGGCGCGAAGAACCTGTTGTTTTCCGACGAGCGTGCCCGGCGCGATGCTTCGTCCCTGCGGTTCATTTCTCGCCGCTGGTGGCTGGCCGGCGCAGCTGCGGCCGTGCTGCTGGGCCTCACCGCGTGGGTTTTTCGTCAACACACCAATTCCTGGCTCAGCGAAGTGCCTACCGCCCGCGATGTCGATAATACCGACGTTGTGGCCACGTTAACGCAATTAGTCGACGGAGTTTGGCAGCCGCGCGCGACCGAGTTTCACCCGGGTCAATTGCTTAGCAAGGGGAGCCACATCGCGCTGCATTCGGGGATGGCCAAAGTAACGTTTGAATGCGGTGCGGAGGTAGTGTTGCAAGGTCCGTGTGAATTTGTCGCTGAAAGCCAGATGGTGGGCGTGTTGCGATCGGGCAAAATAACCGCCAACGTTCCGCATCGGGCATTTTCGTTCGCCATTCGCTCGCCGGGGGTCGATTTTGTCGATTTGGGAACTGCGTTTGGCATCAGTGTGGGTTCTAATGGCCGCACCGAATTGCACGTGTTCGAAGGGGAAGTGCTCTGCAGCCAGGCGAGAAAGGAATCGACCGAGCACAGCGACGTGATTCACGTCACTGCCGACAACGCCATGCAGTTCCAGTTGCCCAGTGGCCAATCGAGCGACATCGCCTTCGACAAGCAACAGTTCGCGCTGCTGATGGCAGTTCGACGCACGGCCGCAGCGCCTTCCAAGCTGCTGGTGCCCAGCAAGCTGGCGCTGTGGTTGGCCGCCGATGCCGCCGTGCAGATCGATTCCCACCAGCGCGTGGTCACTTGGCCCGATATTTTGTACGGCGACAATCGATCGGGAGAAGACGCCACGCAAAACGAGGAATCGGCCCGGCCGTTATTGGTGCCCGAGGCACTCCATGGGCATCCGGCCGTGCGGTTCGATGGCAAATCGAATTATTTAGTCACTACGCCGCTGGAAACCACCGACGATCAAACAGTGCTGTGCGTGTGCCAGTTTTCGTCGCAGTCTTACGATCCAAAGCGCCGGTGGGGAGGCCAAATTTTGAATTATGACGGCCCGCCAAGCCGCGAGGCAAATGGCTTCCTAAGCAACACATTGCACCCCGGCGTGTTGCAAATTGGCGAGCCGCTGCTGGCCGAGGAGTTCAAGCCGACCCTATTGACCGGGCAAGTATTTGCGGGTTTTGTCGGCAGCGCGACGGTTGAATCGGGCCGGGTCGATGCGCCGCAAGTGGGGGCCGATGTGCCCGTTGTGGTTTCGTATGTGTACGACTATTCGCACGGCCAGTCGAAAATGTTTATCAATGGCGAAAACTGCGGCGAAGCCAAGGCTTTCGCGCCGCAAGCCATTACTTCGCGCAAAATCATTGGTCGACACGCTTGGAAGGAGCTGTTCTTTCATGGCGATTTGGCGGAACTGCTGATTTACAACAAAGCGTTGTCGCCTAAAGAGCTTGCCGATACCACAGCCTATTTGACCGACAAATATTCCATTTCAATCGCGGATAACAACACCGCAAAATAG
- a CDS encoding sigma-70 family RNA polymerase sigma factor: protein MVSDAPHEEGTSPQNSAVRELARLWVQSQPIISAYVTANVLDVHHAEDLVQEVAQIAAEKYSTFDRNRSFVSWALGIARNRVLKYYRSRARDRLVLSETALTKLEQALEQVGHEAEDRRAALKTCLEKIQGRRREVLELRYSQNAKVADIAQRFGMSSDGVFVMLHRIRTVLYGCIHRQLAKGAG from the coding sequence ATGGTTTCGGACGCACCGCACGAAGAAGGAACCTCGCCGCAGAACAGTGCCGTGCGCGAACTTGCGCGCTTGTGGGTGCAATCGCAACCAATCATTTCAGCCTACGTGACGGCCAATGTGTTGGATGTGCATCATGCGGAGGACCTGGTTCAGGAAGTGGCCCAAATCGCGGCGGAAAAATATTCGACGTTCGATCGCAACCGTTCGTTTGTTTCCTGGGCCTTGGGAATTGCCCGAAATCGCGTGTTGAAGTATTACCGTTCCCGGGCCCGCGACCGGTTGGTGCTTAGTGAGACTGCGTTAACGAAGTTGGAGCAGGCGTTGGAACAAGTGGGGCACGAAGCGGAAGACCGGCGCGCGGCGTTAAAGACGTGCCTGGAAAAAATCCAAGGCCGACGGCGGGAAGTTTTGGAATTGCGCTACAGCCAAAATGCAAAGGTGGCCGACATTGCCCAGCGGTTTGGCATGTCGAGTGACGGAGTATTTGTCATGCTGCACCGCATTCGCACGGTGTTGTATGGATGCATCCACCGTCAACTGGCAAAAGGAGCAGGCTGA
- a CDS encoding DUF1559 domain-containing protein, protein MGEFMLCFYRTCVRRRRTAFTLVELLVVIAIIGILIALLLPAVQAAREAARMNECKNHLKQIGLAVQNHVSTEGFFPTGGWGFDWVGDPNRGYDKRQPGGWAFNLLTFLEEKADHDLGLGASYNGSNTGPLSVKLGQMMGQGLPVFLCPSRRTDSTTFFISPTSTTITTANGNASHGDVKDQFYNVAGNLVPTNVCRGDYAINAGDGSANQGGANPNSVTTMDSFTTWDSTDDATTKMYCNGISYYRSMVRLKQVTDGLTHTYCVGEKFLYVDQWMTGDDPADDEFLLTGWDNDLYRTAGWSYVNNGQPKPTDKAVNVPQADVKSTVLLSNSEGNIWGSAHVSGFNMVYCDGSVHTIPYTIDLVVHRLLHNRADGVSFSGKDNF, encoded by the coding sequence ATGGGCGAATTTATGTTGTGCTTTTATCGAACTTGTGTTCGGCGCCGTCGGACCGCTTTTACTTTGGTCGAGCTGCTGGTGGTGATTGCCATCATTGGCATTCTTATTGCGCTATTGCTGCCGGCGGTTCAAGCGGCGCGAGAAGCAGCCCGAATGAATGAATGTAAAAATCATCTCAAGCAAATTGGTCTAGCAGTGCAAAACCACGTCAGCACCGAAGGATTTTTCCCGACCGGAGGCTGGGGATTCGATTGGGTTGGTGATCCGAATCGCGGATACGATAAGCGGCAGCCGGGAGGCTGGGCGTTCAATCTGCTGACGTTCTTAGAAGAAAAGGCCGATCACGATCTCGGCCTGGGCGCCAGCTATAACGGCTCTAACACCGGGCCGTTGAGCGTAAAGCTCGGTCAAATGATGGGGCAAGGATTGCCGGTATTTTTGTGCCCTTCGCGGCGCACCGATTCCACAACCTTTTTCATTTCGCCGACATCAACGACCATAACCACCGCTAACGGGAATGCAAGCCACGGCGATGTCAAAGACCAATTCTATAATGTCGCGGGTAATTTAGTACCCACTAATGTCTGCCGGGGTGATTATGCCATTAACGCCGGTGACGGCAGCGCTAACCAAGGGGGCGCAAATCCGAACAGCGTAACCACGATGGATAGTTTTACCACCTGGGACAGTACCGATGACGCCACAACCAAAATGTACTGCAATGGCATCTCGTATTACCGAAGCATGGTGCGATTAAAGCAAGTGACCGACGGCTTAACGCATACATATTGTGTGGGCGAGAAGTTTTTATATGTCGACCAATGGATGACTGGCGACGACCCGGCTGACGATGAATTCTTGCTGACCGGCTGGGATAACGATTTGTATCGGACAGCAGGATGGAGCTACGTTAACAACGGCCAACCTAAGCCGACCGATAAGGCGGTCAATGTACCCCAAGCTGATGTGAAGTCGACTGTGCTTCTGTCGAACAGCGAGGGCAACATTTGGGGCAGTGCGCACGTGTCCGGTTTCAACATGGTGTACTGCGACGGCTCGGTCCACACGATTCCTTACACCATCGACTTAGTAGTCCACCGGTTGCTCCACAACCGTGCGGACGGCGTTAGCTTTAGCGGTAAAGACAACTTCTGA
- a CDS encoding ATP-binding protein, translating into MFFLSRLVDWQIPEALRSGGVDTQRRARLIVAFTFALIIWAPVFAGLYLALQLAPLAICILVAAALGLVNLGLMRWLGSIRLSGNLMALILYVLLTYLCIASGGINSPAVGWFVAIPVLSTMMLGYRYGILWLAATLAVAPVLYIEQRSHWSAAMPLDANQLSLWGLAAAIGITVVIYTLTLIYEELKNAAVNSLLTANRAKSEFLANMSHEIRTPLTAILGYTDLLLEPDNEPHDQARRVENVATIKRAGEHLLTVVNDILDLSKIEAGKLQLEEVECNLPNLLDEIEAFIRSRAVGKGLSLEVRLATPVPTRIRTDPTRLRQILLNLAGNAVKFTEQGRVEITATVVGKDADAQLHVDIEDTGLGMTPEQTTWLFTPFNQADNSVTRRFGGTGLGLAICRRLAQLMGGKISLERTMPGAGSLFRIQLPLRAAANAAWTSKLERAQITATKPVAPQSLRGRVLLAEDGPDNQLLIAFYLRKAGMEIDIASNGRVALAMLEKTESGQPDAPLPYDLLLTDMQMPEMDGYTLARTMREHGYTTPIIALTAHAMEEDRHKCLEAGCDDYTPKPINKAQLLSLCKHWIGRKSQMPAQAHPVACPGP; encoded by the coding sequence ATGTTTTTCCTCTCTCGATTGGTCGATTGGCAAATTCCCGAGGCGCTTCGCAGCGGCGGAGTCGACACCCAGCGCCGTGCCCGGCTAATCGTGGCATTCACCTTCGCTCTGATTATTTGGGCGCCGGTTTTCGCAGGCTTGTATTTAGCGCTGCAACTGGCGCCACTGGCAATTTGCATTCTGGTGGCGGCGGCACTGGGCTTGGTGAATCTCGGACTCATGCGCTGGTTGGGCTCGATCAGGCTGTCAGGAAATTTGATGGCGCTGATTTTGTATGTTTTGCTAACCTATTTGTGCATCGCCAGCGGAGGAATTAACTCGCCTGCCGTCGGTTGGTTTGTCGCCATACCGGTCCTGTCGACGATGATGTTAGGCTACCGCTACGGTATTCTGTGGCTGGCCGCCACGTTGGCCGTCGCGCCCGTGTTGTATATCGAACAACGTTCCCACTGGTCGGCGGCAATGCCGCTCGATGCGAATCAGCTTTCCCTGTGGGGATTGGCGGCGGCGATAGGAATCACGGTAGTCATTTACACTTTGACGCTAATTTACGAAGAGCTGAAAAATGCGGCCGTGAACTCGCTGCTGACCGCCAATCGCGCCAAAAGCGAATTTTTGGCGAACATGAGTCACGAAATTCGCACTCCACTCACCGCCATTTTGGGATACACCGATTTATTGCTGGAACCCGACAACGAGCCGCACGACCAAGCCCGGCGGGTGGAAAATGTCGCCACCATTAAACGCGCCGGCGAGCATTTGCTAACCGTGGTCAATGACATTTTGGATCTTTCAAAAATCGAGGCCGGCAAACTGCAACTGGAGGAAGTGGAATGCAATTTGCCGAATCTGCTGGATGAAATCGAGGCGTTCATTCGTTCGCGCGCCGTCGGCAAAGGCTTGAGCTTAGAGGTTCGCTTGGCCACGCCGGTGCCCACGCGTATCCGCACCGATCCCACTCGGCTGCGGCAGATTCTGCTGAACCTGGCGGGCAACGCCGTCAAATTCACCGAGCAAGGCCGCGTGGAAATTACGGCCACCGTGGTGGGAAAAGATGCGGACGCACAATTACACGTCGATATTGAAGATACCGGCCTGGGAATGACGCCGGAGCAAACAACGTGGTTATTTACACCGTTCAACCAGGCCGACAATAGCGTGACGCGCCGCTTCGGCGGCACGGGGCTGGGCCTGGCCATTTGCCGTCGGCTGGCGCAATTGATGGGGGGTAAAATCAGCTTGGAGCGCACCATGCCCGGCGCGGGCTCGTTGTTTCGGATTCAATTGCCGTTGCGCGCGGCGGCGAATGCGGCCTGGACATCGAAGCTGGAACGCGCACAAATTACCGCAACAAAGCCAGTTGCACCGCAGTCCCTGCGCGGCCGCGTGCTGCTGGCCGAAGATGGGCCCGACAATCAGTTGCTCATCGCTTTCTATTTGCGCAAGGCGGGCATGGAAATCGATATTGCCAGCAATGGCCGCGTCGCGCTGGCCATGTTGGAGAAAACCGAGTCGGGCCAGCCCGATGCGCCGCTCCCATACGACCTGTTGCTAACCGATATGCAAATGCCGGAAATGGATGGCTACACGCTGGCGCGCACCATGCGCGAGCACGGCTACACCACTCCCATTATTGCGCTCACGGCGCATGCCATGGAAGAAGATCGCCACAAGTGCCTGGAAGCCGGTTGCGACGACTATACCCCCAAACCGATAAACAAAGCCCAACTTCTCTCGCTGTGCAAGCATTGGATCGGCCGCAAAAGTCAGATGCCGGCCCAAGCTCATCCGGTTGCTTGCCCTGGCCCTTAA
- a CDS encoding PEP-CTERM sorting domain-containing protein, whose protein sequence is MSLSFHRFPALGGLIVLSLFACTTSALADSYTLGDTAGGHWNTDYVQGFNTSLIGPSGTAPSGLNNGDPVYLTQFQFFKSGNADSAANIQLAIINNIYSGSPTIPNMTESSGPFVGISTNTIASTASLATGDAITFTFNNLQLSYGTDYAAYFVNVGAGGALTPVLVSTLDANYADQGGGDFHPVPNYGTDSQFNYTTSNSISGGFFSAYSYAGDANFLATLSYTAAPEPSSIILALGGFGVLALAARRRVCR, encoded by the coding sequence ATGTCCCTCAGCTTCCACCGCTTTCCGGCCCTTGGCGGACTAATTGTTCTTTCCCTTTTCGCCTGCACCACTTCCGCACTAGCAGATTCTTACACTCTCGGCGATACCGCAGGAGGCCACTGGAATACTGACTATGTCCAAGGCTTCAATACTTCGCTTATCGGGCCCAGCGGCACTGCCCCCAGCGGCCTGAACAACGGCGACCCGGTCTATCTTACGCAGTTTCAGTTCTTCAAATCCGGCAATGCTGATTCCGCCGCCAACATCCAACTGGCAATCATCAACAACATTTATTCTGGCAGTCCGACCATTCCCAACATGACGGAAAGCTCCGGTCCGTTTGTGGGCATTTCCACCAATACCATTGCCAGCACCGCGAGCTTGGCAACCGGCGATGCGATCACCTTCACTTTCAACAATCTCCAGCTCAGCTACGGGACCGATTACGCCGCCTATTTTGTCAACGTGGGTGCCGGTGGTGCCTTGACCCCGGTCCTGGTGTCAACATTGGACGCTAATTACGCCGACCAAGGCGGTGGAGATTTCCATCCCGTGCCAAATTACGGCACTGATTCTCAATTCAATTACACCACAAGCAATTCCATCAGCGGTGGTTTCTTCAGTGCTTATTCGTACGCCGGTGACGCTAATTTTTTGGCAACCCTGTCATACACTGCCGCTCCCGAACCTAGTTCCATCATTCTGGCACTAGGCGGATTCGGTGTGCTGGCACTCGCTGCCCGGCGCCGAGTGTGTCGCTAA
- a CDS encoding dockerin type I repeat-containing protein, which yields MLRMLKLSAILLALAIPLAGNMSATAATGTSSFTGDGNWGGGGMYAQGFSLGTGASGFGVTGATGSTAHLTQFQFYKSGLADAANVQLAIVSNYFIALDPTTHSFSSTDAAVVGLSSNTLNVTSANYAVGAPINFTFSNLPLTYGRGTYDQNGLPVFESPDYAAIFVNNNGGTLTPVFTPVLITNYTQVQDPPDGSLSDGSATGASAVGTNGDWTEYVPSHDYGYRRDYNDGTTQHFGDQFKAASNFFSTDNTSLSTFGPYYGDVDFTTTFTFTPKQGDFNGDGHFDSSDIAAMEQALINLSGFDSAHGLSPDDIKAMGDFNGDGVVNNTDLQGMLNALQSGQGSLAGVPEPGSLALSAWAAVAFVLYGRRVQKNRLQLPQVCQLSAER from the coding sequence ATGCTTCGGATGCTGAAATTATCAGCGATTCTCCTCGCGCTAGCGATACCGCTGGCTGGAAACATGTCGGCCACAGCCGCCACCGGAACATCCTCGTTTACGGGCGACGGCAATTGGGGTGGTGGAGGCATGTACGCCCAAGGTTTTTCTCTGGGAACTGGCGCCAGCGGGTTTGGCGTTACCGGCGCCACCGGCTCTACCGCCCACCTAACCCAATTTCAATTTTATAAGTCGGGGTTGGCGGATGCTGCCAATGTTCAACTGGCCATTGTCAGTAACTATTTCATTGCGTTGGATCCCACGACCCATAGCTTTAGCAGCACCGATGCAGCGGTCGTTGGTCTTTCGTCAAACACGCTGAATGTAACCAGCGCAAATTACGCCGTTGGCGCGCCCATCAATTTTACGTTTAGCAATCTTCCCCTGACATATGGTCGTGGTACGTACGATCAGAATGGTCTGCCCGTGTTCGAATCGCCCGATTACGCAGCGATTTTCGTCAACAATAACGGCGGCACGCTAACACCGGTTTTTACTCCAGTGCTCATAACCAACTACACGCAGGTGCAAGATCCGCCAGATGGATCGCTTAGCGACGGATCGGCAACAGGTGCATCCGCGGTCGGTACGAATGGTGATTGGACAGAGTACGTTCCCTCGCACGATTACGGTTATCGCCGTGATTATAACGACGGCACGACTCAGCATTTCGGCGATCAATTCAAAGCGGCCAGTAATTTCTTTAGCACGGACAACACCTCGCTTTCCACATTCGGCCCCTACTATGGCGACGTCGACTTCACCACCACTTTCACGTTCACTCCCAAACAAGGCGATTTCAACGGCGACGGTCATTTCGACTCCAGCGACATAGCGGCCATGGAACAGGCGCTGATTAATCTCAGCGGATTTGATTCGGCCCATGGCTTAAGCCCGGACGACATCAAGGCCATGGGCGATTTCAACGGCGATGGCGTCGTTAACAACACCGACCTGCAAGGCATGCTGAACGCACTGCAAAGTGGCCAAGGCTCGCTTGCCGGAGTTCCGGAGCCGGGCAGTCTGGCACTCTCGGCATGGGCCGCAGTTGCCTTTGTACTGTATGGCCGGCGCGTACAAAAAAACCGTTTGCAATTGCCACAAGTGTGCCAACTTTCTGCGGAACGATAA
- the araD gene encoding L-ribulose-5-phosphate 4-epimerase AraD, producing the protein MPFDDLKCAVLDVNVALVKSGLVVLTWGNASGVDRKADGGRGVMAIKPSGVDYDKLQPDDMVIVSLASGKVIEGTKRPSSDTMTHLELYREFGNIGGIVHTHSFHATAFAQACVEIPCLGTTHADHFYGTVPVTRELTAEEINTDYELNTGKVIAERFRQDGINPDEVPAVLVASHAPFVWGSTLQKALENAIALEYVAGMQVEAMQMNAKVKAISQTLLDKHFLRKHGPAATYGQAELKSK; encoded by the coding sequence ATGCCCTTTGATGACCTGAAATGCGCTGTGCTGGATGTGAATGTGGCGCTGGTGAAATCGGGCCTGGTCGTACTCACCTGGGGCAATGCCAGCGGGGTTGATCGAAAAGCCGATGGCGGCCGTGGCGTCATGGCCATCAAACCCTCGGGCGTGGATTACGACAAGCTGCAGCCGGACGACATGGTGATTGTCTCGCTGGCCAGCGGCAAAGTGATCGAAGGGACGAAGCGCCCCTCGTCCGATACAATGACGCACCTGGAACTGTACCGCGAGTTTGGCAACATTGGCGGGATTGTGCACACGCATTCGTTCCATGCCACAGCGTTTGCTCAAGCGTGCGTGGAAATTCCTTGCCTCGGCACAACCCATGCCGACCATTTTTACGGCACCGTGCCGGTCACGCGCGAATTGACGGCGGAAGAAATCAACACCGATTACGAATTGAATACCGGCAAAGTGATTGCGGAACGATTTCGCCAGGACGGAATCAATCCCGACGAAGTACCGGCGGTATTGGTGGCCAGCCACGCGCCGTTTGTGTGGGGCAGCACGCTGCAGAAGGCATTGGAAAACGCCATCGCGCTGGAATATGTGGCCGGCATGCAGGTGGAGGCGATGCAGATGAATGCGAAAGTCAAAGCCATTTCGCAAACGCTGCTCGATAAGCATTTTCTGCGCAAACATGGCCCGGCGGCCACTTATGGCCAAGCGGAATTAAAATCGAAGTAA
- a CDS encoding glycosyl hydrolase 53 family protein translates to MMRTRRFCLICVLVLGLAECCFKSGVSCAGENEYAIGADLSSSAQAEQSGMVFKDGDQPKPVLQLFKDHGYNWIRLRLFHTPSRLPNNLQYTLALAKQAKALGYKFLLNFHYSDTWADPQKQFIPKAWEKMSHAELTDAVFAYTRDCIAAFRQAEALPDMVQIGNEITGGMLWPDGRLPNNWSNFADLLKAGIRGVDAGRGDAPMPLIMIHIDRGGDQKGTKWFFDKCQEYSVPFDVIGQSYYPWWHGSLDDLRKNLNFMAETYHKDIYVVEAAYNWRTAEYRDKPGPYPETPAGQRQFLEAVNQAVKETPHGLGKGVFWWEPAVGKGGVASRGMFDADHRALPVVHLFDKPTTATAVTAPPVH, encoded by the coding sequence ATGATGCGAACCCGGCGGTTTTGTTTAATTTGCGTGCTGGTGCTGGGATTGGCCGAATGCTGTTTCAAATCAGGTGTAAGCTGCGCCGGCGAAAACGAATATGCCATCGGCGCCGATCTTTCGTCGTCAGCCCAGGCGGAGCAAAGCGGCATGGTTTTCAAAGACGGCGACCAGCCTAAGCCGGTGCTGCAACTGTTCAAAGATCATGGTTACAACTGGATTCGCTTGCGGCTGTTTCACACGCCCTCGCGGCTGCCCAACAATTTGCAGTACACGCTGGCCCTGGCCAAGCAAGCCAAGGCGCTGGGTTACAAATTTCTGTTGAATTTTCACTACTCCGATACCTGGGCCGACCCGCAAAAGCAATTCATTCCCAAGGCCTGGGAGAAAATGTCGCACGCAGAGCTTACTGATGCGGTGTTCGCTTACACTCGCGATTGCATTGCCGCCTTCCGTCAAGCAGAGGCCTTGCCTGACATGGTCCAAATTGGCAACGAAATTACCGGCGGCATGTTGTGGCCCGATGGACGGCTGCCCAATAACTGGAGCAACTTTGCCGATTTGCTAAAAGCGGGCATTCGGGGCGTCGATGCCGGCCGCGGCGATGCGCCCATGCCGCTGATCATGATTCACATTGATCGTGGCGGCGATCAAAAAGGAACCAAATGGTTTTTCGATAAGTGCCAGGAGTATAGCGTGCCGTTCGATGTGATCGGCCAATCGTATTATCCATGGTGGCACGGCAGCCTTGACGACTTGCGCAAGAATTTGAACTTCATGGCCGAAACCTATCACAAAGATATTTACGTGGTGGAAGCCGCTTACAACTGGCGAACGGCCGAATACCGCGATAAGCCTGGCCCTTACCCCGAAACGCCCGCAGGCCAGCGGCAATTTCTGGAAGCCGTTAATCAAGCGGTGAAAGAGACGCCGCACGGCCTGGGCAAAGGCGTGTTTTGGTGGGAGCCGGCCGTCGGCAAAGGAGGCGTCGCCAGCCGCGGCATGTTCGACGCCGATCACCGCGCATTGCCGGTCGTTCACTTATTCGACAAACCGACGACCGCCACTGCGGTTACTGCCCCGCCGGTCCATTGA
- a CDS encoding DUF1559 domain-containing protein produces the protein MKRPATNTHRNARPAFTLVELLVVIAIIGILIALLLPAVQAAREAARRTQCLNSIRQLGLACLNYESTKKHFPSALYDENGSDHVGPYGFIAIVTPYMEDKALHDLINFTFRWDISPNVDQGVPTTVIPFVKCPSQDYNEPIIMFSGISGPAAGTLTTGPERAHYYAVMGGKFADTCPGNPPWELTGCLPTAFGGPTYPPQPTWRGGIATNGVMYPASKVRISDVSDGTSKTLLIGECSWDYSSKLGYVPPGWYAGAEVWGNYPGFVDHDADLKNTMGPPAATAEGFWMINAVNVYYGITGASVQPSDLNPQVGYNAPKISKHNDLSFGSKHFNGCSFCMADGSAHFLSATTDLGVLKNLANRHDGQQVSLDQ, from the coding sequence ATGAAGAGACCAGCAACAAACACACACCGAAATGCGCGACCGGCCTTTACGCTGGTCGAACTGCTGGTGGTGATTGCCATTATTGGCATTCTCATTGCGCTATTGCTGCCGGCCGTCCAAGCGGCACGGGAAGCAGCACGCCGCACACAATGTTTGAATTCTATTCGCCAGTTGGGCTTGGCGTGCCTGAATTACGAGTCAACGAAAAAACACTTTCCCTCCGCGCTCTACGACGAAAACGGCAGCGACCACGTAGGTCCCTATGGATTTATTGCCATTGTCACGCCGTACATGGAGGATAAGGCGCTTCACGACTTGATCAATTTCACGTTCCGGTGGGATATTTCACCAAATGTCGACCAAGGCGTGCCCACCACGGTGATTCCATTTGTGAAGTGCCCCTCGCAGGACTACAACGAACCAATCATCATGTTCTCCGGCATCTCCGGACCAGCTGCCGGCACGCTCACGACGGGTCCAGAGCGCGCCCACTACTATGCCGTGATGGGCGGCAAGTTCGCTGACACATGCCCGGGAAATCCGCCCTGGGAGTTAACCGGTTGTTTGCCCACTGCTTTCGGCGGGCCCACCTATCCACCTCAGCCAACTTGGCGCGGCGGCATCGCCACCAACGGCGTCATGTATCCGGCCAGCAAGGTTCGCATCAGCGACGTTAGCGACGGCACCAGCAAAACGTTATTAATTGGCGAATGCTCGTGGGATTATAGTTCCAAGCTAGGTTATGTTCCACCGGGCTGGTACGCAGGAGCGGAGGTATGGGGAAATTACCCGGGGTTCGTTGATCATGATGCAGATCTGAAAAATACTATGGGTCCCCCGGCCGCGACTGCCGAAGGTTTCTGGATGATTAATGCGGTCAATGTTTATTACGGCATTACGGGTGCTAGTGTGCAACCCAGCGATCTGAATCCGCAGGTCGGTTACAATGCGCCGAAGATTTCCAAACACAACGATTTGAGCTTCGGCAGCAAGCATTTCAACGGCTGCAGTTTTTGCATGGCCGACGGATCAGCTCACTTTCTAAGCGCAACTACAGATCTTGGGGTCCTTAAAAATCTAGCCAACCGCCACGACGGCCAGCAAGTGAGCCTTGACCAATGA